Proteins encoded in a region of the Thermodesulfobacteriota bacterium genome:
- the livG gene encoding high-affinity branched-chain amino acid ABC transporter ATP-binding protein LivG (Part of the ABC transporter complexes LivFGHMJ and LivFGHMK involved in the high-affinity transport of branched-chain amino acids; LivFGHMK is specific for the transport of leucine, while LivFGHMJ is a transporter for leucine, isoleucine, and valine) → MPILRVKDMSHDFGGLRAVRNYNLELMPGQIRGLIGPNGAGK, encoded by the coding sequence ATGCCGATCCTGCGGGTGAAGGACATGTCGCACGACTTCGGGGGCTTGAGGGCCGTCCGGAACTACAACCTCGAGCTCATGCCCGGGCAGATCCGGGGGCTGATCGGTCCCAACGGCGCCGGCAAG